The Punica granatum isolate Tunisia-2019 chromosome 4, ASM765513v2, whole genome shotgun sequence genome has a window encoding:
- the LOC116204964 gene encoding transcription factor TGA1-like isoform X5, with translation MYEPLDQFGSWGEAFKGDKSPIMDAPMIVPADSSLDKKYEYIPHESVENSRYDQEASKPDKVLRRLAQNREAARKSRLRKKAYVQQLESSRLKLAQLEQELNKARHQGMYLGNGIDTGLGFSRTMNPGIAAFEMEYVHWVEEQHRKMCELRSALQAQVGDVELRLLVDNGLKHYQDLFRMKADAAKADVFYLMSGTWRTSAERFFLWIGGFRPSELLNVLIPQIETLTEQQLLGVCNLRHSSQQAEDALSQGMDKLQQTLAQEVAANQLGAGNFGSQVAAAMEKLEALENFVSQADHLRQQTMLRMSRILTTRQAARVLLALGEYFHRLRALSSLWAARPCDSTQSLKI, from the exons ATGTACGAGCCTCTAGACCAGTTTGGTTCGTGGGGAGAAGCCTTCAAAGGTGACAAGAGCCCGATCATGGATGCACCAATGATTGTACCTGCAGACTCtagtttggacaagaag TATGAGTATATTCCACATGAATCGGTGGAGAATTCCAGATACGATCAAGAAGCTAGCAAACCTGATAAG GTACTGAGACGTCTAGCACAGAACCGTGAAGCTGCTCGCAAAAGTCGGCTTCGGAAAAAG GCTTACGTACAACAGCTGGAGTCAAGCCGTCTGAAGCTGGCACAATTGGAACAGGAACTCAACAAAGCTAGGCACCAG GGCATGTACCTTGGTAATGGGATAGATACGGGCCTTGGATTCTCAAGAACGATGAACCCAG GGATTGCTGCCTTTGAGATGGAATATGTGCACTGGGTCGAAGAACAGCACAGAAAGATGTGCGAGCTAAGAAGTGCACTCCAAGCCCAAGTAGGAGATGTCGAGCTTCGTTTACTAGTTGATAATGGCTTGAAACATTATCAGGATCTTTTCCGAATGAAAGCAGACGCTGCAAAGGCTGATGTGTTCTACTTGATGTCGGGCACTTGGAGAACCTCTGCAGAACGGTTTTTCCTCTGGATTGGAGGATTCCGCCCGTCAGAGCTCTTGAAC GTTCTAATACCACAGATTGAAACTTTGACTGAGCAGCAATTACTGGGTGTATGCAACCTGCGTCATTCATCTCAGCAAGCCGAAGACGCACTGTCGCAAGGGATGGACAAACTTCAGCAAACTTTAGCCCAGGAAGTGGCCGCTAATCAGTTGGGAGCGGGAAACTTCGGGTCTCAGGTGGCTGCAGCAATGGAGAAGCTCGAGGCCTTAGAGAACTTTGTTAGTCAG GCAGATCACCTGAGGCAGCAGACGATGCTGCGCATGTCCCGGATCTTAACGACCCGGCAAGCAGCCCGAGTCTTGCTCGCTCTGGGAGAGTACTTCCATCGATTACGTGCTCTCAGCTCCCTCTGGGCCGCTCGCCCTTGTGATTCCACACAATCACTTAAAATTTAG
- the LOC116204964 gene encoding transcription factor TGA1-like isoform X4 has translation MYEPLDQFGSWGEAFKGDKSPIMDAPMIVPADSSLDKKQYEYIPHESVENSRYDQEASKPDKVLRRLAQNREAARKSRLRKKAYVQQLESSRLKLAQLEQELNKARHQGMYLGNGIDTGLGFSRTMNPGIAAFEMEYVHWVEEQHRKMCELRSALQAQVGDVELRLLVDNGLKHYQDLFRMKADAAKADVFYLMSGTWRTSAERFFLWIGGFRPSELLNVLIPQIETLTEQQLLGVCNLRHSSQQAEDALSQGMDKLQQTLAQEVAANQLGAGNFGSQVAAAMEKLEALENFVSQADHLRQQTMLRMSRILTTRQAARVLLALGEYFHRLRALSSLWAARPCDSTQSLKI, from the exons ATGTACGAGCCTCTAGACCAGTTTGGTTCGTGGGGAGAAGCCTTCAAAGGTGACAAGAGCCCGATCATGGATGCACCAATGATTGTACCTGCAGACTCtagtttggacaagaag CAGTATGAGTATATTCCACATGAATCGGTGGAGAATTCCAGATACGATCAAGAAGCTAGCAAACCTGATAAG GTACTGAGACGTCTAGCACAGAACCGTGAAGCTGCTCGCAAAAGTCGGCTTCGGAAAAAG GCTTACGTACAACAGCTGGAGTCAAGCCGTCTGAAGCTGGCACAATTGGAACAGGAACTCAACAAAGCTAGGCACCAG GGCATGTACCTTGGTAATGGGATAGATACGGGCCTTGGATTCTCAAGAACGATGAACCCAG GGATTGCTGCCTTTGAGATGGAATATGTGCACTGGGTCGAAGAACAGCACAGAAAGATGTGCGAGCTAAGAAGTGCACTCCAAGCCCAAGTAGGAGATGTCGAGCTTCGTTTACTAGTTGATAATGGCTTGAAACATTATCAGGATCTTTTCCGAATGAAAGCAGACGCTGCAAAGGCTGATGTGTTCTACTTGATGTCGGGCACTTGGAGAACCTCTGCAGAACGGTTTTTCCTCTGGATTGGAGGATTCCGCCCGTCAGAGCTCTTGAAC GTTCTAATACCACAGATTGAAACTTTGACTGAGCAGCAATTACTGGGTGTATGCAACCTGCGTCATTCATCTCAGCAAGCCGAAGACGCACTGTCGCAAGGGATGGACAAACTTCAGCAAACTTTAGCCCAGGAAGTGGCCGCTAATCAGTTGGGAGCGGGAAACTTCGGGTCTCAGGTGGCTGCAGCAATGGAGAAGCTCGAGGCCTTAGAGAACTTTGTTAGTCAG GCAGATCACCTGAGGCAGCAGACGATGCTGCGCATGTCCCGGATCTTAACGACCCGGCAAGCAGCCCGAGTCTTGCTCGCTCTGGGAGAGTACTTCCATCGATTACGTGCTCTCAGCTCCCTCTGGGCCGCTCGCCCTTGTGATTCCACACAATCACTTAAAATTTAG
- the LOC116204964 gene encoding transcription factor TGA1-like isoform X1 — translation MVVKRGVGENPWQVTPLYIMNSPLTHLAAPGRLGMYEPLDQFGSWGEAFKGDKSPIMDAPMIVPADSSLDKKQYEYIPHESVENSRYDQEASKPDKVLRRLAQNREAARKSRLRKKAYVQQLESSRLKLAQLEQELNKARHQGMYLGNGIDTGLGFSRTMNPGIAAFEMEYVHWVEEQHRKMCELRSALQAQVGDVELRLLVDNGLKHYQDLFRMKADAAKADVFYLMSGTWRTSAERFFLWIGGFRPSELLNVLIPQIETLTEQQLLGVCNLRHSSQQAEDALSQGMDKLQQTLAQEVAANQLGAGNFGSQVAAAMEKLEALENFVSQADHLRQQTMLRMSRILTTRQAARVLLALGEYFHRLRALSSLWAARPCDSTQSLKI, via the exons ATGGTCGTGAAACGCGGAGTGGGAGAAAATCCGTGGCAGGTTACTCCACTGTACA TTATGAATTCTCCTCTAACCCATCTTGCTGCCCCAGGAAGGCTGGGCATGTACGAGCCTCTAGACCAGTTTGGTTCGTGGGGAGAAGCCTTCAAAGGTGACAAGAGCCCGATCATGGATGCACCAATGATTGTACCTGCAGACTCtagtttggacaagaag CAGTATGAGTATATTCCACATGAATCGGTGGAGAATTCCAGATACGATCAAGAAGCTAGCAAACCTGATAAG GTACTGAGACGTCTAGCACAGAACCGTGAAGCTGCTCGCAAAAGTCGGCTTCGGAAAAAG GCTTACGTACAACAGCTGGAGTCAAGCCGTCTGAAGCTGGCACAATTGGAACAGGAACTCAACAAAGCTAGGCACCAG GGCATGTACCTTGGTAATGGGATAGATACGGGCCTTGGATTCTCAAGAACGATGAACCCAG GGATTGCTGCCTTTGAGATGGAATATGTGCACTGGGTCGAAGAACAGCACAGAAAGATGTGCGAGCTAAGAAGTGCACTCCAAGCCCAAGTAGGAGATGTCGAGCTTCGTTTACTAGTTGATAATGGCTTGAAACATTATCAGGATCTTTTCCGAATGAAAGCAGACGCTGCAAAGGCTGATGTGTTCTACTTGATGTCGGGCACTTGGAGAACCTCTGCAGAACGGTTTTTCCTCTGGATTGGAGGATTCCGCCCGTCAGAGCTCTTGAAC GTTCTAATACCACAGATTGAAACTTTGACTGAGCAGCAATTACTGGGTGTATGCAACCTGCGTCATTCATCTCAGCAAGCCGAAGACGCACTGTCGCAAGGGATGGACAAACTTCAGCAAACTTTAGCCCAGGAAGTGGCCGCTAATCAGTTGGGAGCGGGAAACTTCGGGTCTCAGGTGGCTGCAGCAATGGAGAAGCTCGAGGCCTTAGAGAACTTTGTTAGTCAG GCAGATCACCTGAGGCAGCAGACGATGCTGCGCATGTCCCGGATCTTAACGACCCGGCAAGCAGCCCGAGTCTTGCTCGCTCTGGGAGAGTACTTCCATCGATTACGTGCTCTCAGCTCCCTCTGGGCCGCTCGCCCTTGTGATTCCACACAATCACTTAAAATTTAG
- the LOC116204964 gene encoding transcription factor TGA1-like isoform X2, whose protein sequence is MVVKRGVGENPWQVTPLYIMNSPLTHLAAPGRLGMYEPLDQFGSWGEAFKGDKSPIMDAPMIVPADSSLDKKYEYIPHESVENSRYDQEASKPDKVLRRLAQNREAARKSRLRKKAYVQQLESSRLKLAQLEQELNKARHQGMYLGNGIDTGLGFSRTMNPGIAAFEMEYVHWVEEQHRKMCELRSALQAQVGDVELRLLVDNGLKHYQDLFRMKADAAKADVFYLMSGTWRTSAERFFLWIGGFRPSELLNVLIPQIETLTEQQLLGVCNLRHSSQQAEDALSQGMDKLQQTLAQEVAANQLGAGNFGSQVAAAMEKLEALENFVSQADHLRQQTMLRMSRILTTRQAARVLLALGEYFHRLRALSSLWAARPCDSTQSLKI, encoded by the exons ATGGTCGTGAAACGCGGAGTGGGAGAAAATCCGTGGCAGGTTACTCCACTGTACA TTATGAATTCTCCTCTAACCCATCTTGCTGCCCCAGGAAGGCTGGGCATGTACGAGCCTCTAGACCAGTTTGGTTCGTGGGGAGAAGCCTTCAAAGGTGACAAGAGCCCGATCATGGATGCACCAATGATTGTACCTGCAGACTCtagtttggacaagaag TATGAGTATATTCCACATGAATCGGTGGAGAATTCCAGATACGATCAAGAAGCTAGCAAACCTGATAAG GTACTGAGACGTCTAGCACAGAACCGTGAAGCTGCTCGCAAAAGTCGGCTTCGGAAAAAG GCTTACGTACAACAGCTGGAGTCAAGCCGTCTGAAGCTGGCACAATTGGAACAGGAACTCAACAAAGCTAGGCACCAG GGCATGTACCTTGGTAATGGGATAGATACGGGCCTTGGATTCTCAAGAACGATGAACCCAG GGATTGCTGCCTTTGAGATGGAATATGTGCACTGGGTCGAAGAACAGCACAGAAAGATGTGCGAGCTAAGAAGTGCACTCCAAGCCCAAGTAGGAGATGTCGAGCTTCGTTTACTAGTTGATAATGGCTTGAAACATTATCAGGATCTTTTCCGAATGAAAGCAGACGCTGCAAAGGCTGATGTGTTCTACTTGATGTCGGGCACTTGGAGAACCTCTGCAGAACGGTTTTTCCTCTGGATTGGAGGATTCCGCCCGTCAGAGCTCTTGAAC GTTCTAATACCACAGATTGAAACTTTGACTGAGCAGCAATTACTGGGTGTATGCAACCTGCGTCATTCATCTCAGCAAGCCGAAGACGCACTGTCGCAAGGGATGGACAAACTTCAGCAAACTTTAGCCCAGGAAGTGGCCGCTAATCAGTTGGGAGCGGGAAACTTCGGGTCTCAGGTGGCTGCAGCAATGGAGAAGCTCGAGGCCTTAGAGAACTTTGTTAGTCAG GCAGATCACCTGAGGCAGCAGACGATGCTGCGCATGTCCCGGATCTTAACGACCCGGCAAGCAGCCCGAGTCTTGCTCGCTCTGGGAGAGTACTTCCATCGATTACGTGCTCTCAGCTCCCTCTGGGCCGCTCGCCCTTGTGATTCCACACAATCACTTAAAATTTAG
- the LOC116204964 gene encoding transcription factor TGA1-like isoform X3, with product MNSPLTHLAAPGRLGMYEPLDQFGSWGEAFKGDKSPIMDAPMIVPADSSLDKKQYEYIPHESVENSRYDQEASKPDKVLRRLAQNREAARKSRLRKKAYVQQLESSRLKLAQLEQELNKARHQGMYLGNGIDTGLGFSRTMNPGIAAFEMEYVHWVEEQHRKMCELRSALQAQVGDVELRLLVDNGLKHYQDLFRMKADAAKADVFYLMSGTWRTSAERFFLWIGGFRPSELLNVLIPQIETLTEQQLLGVCNLRHSSQQAEDALSQGMDKLQQTLAQEVAANQLGAGNFGSQVAAAMEKLEALENFVSQADHLRQQTMLRMSRILTTRQAARVLLALGEYFHRLRALSSLWAARPCDSTQSLKI from the exons ATGAATTCTCCTCTAACCCATCTTGCTGCCCCAGGAAGGCTGGGCATGTACGAGCCTCTAGACCAGTTTGGTTCGTGGGGAGAAGCCTTCAAAGGTGACAAGAGCCCGATCATGGATGCACCAATGATTGTACCTGCAGACTCtagtttggacaagaag CAGTATGAGTATATTCCACATGAATCGGTGGAGAATTCCAGATACGATCAAGAAGCTAGCAAACCTGATAAG GTACTGAGACGTCTAGCACAGAACCGTGAAGCTGCTCGCAAAAGTCGGCTTCGGAAAAAG GCTTACGTACAACAGCTGGAGTCAAGCCGTCTGAAGCTGGCACAATTGGAACAGGAACTCAACAAAGCTAGGCACCAG GGCATGTACCTTGGTAATGGGATAGATACGGGCCTTGGATTCTCAAGAACGATGAACCCAG GGATTGCTGCCTTTGAGATGGAATATGTGCACTGGGTCGAAGAACAGCACAGAAAGATGTGCGAGCTAAGAAGTGCACTCCAAGCCCAAGTAGGAGATGTCGAGCTTCGTTTACTAGTTGATAATGGCTTGAAACATTATCAGGATCTTTTCCGAATGAAAGCAGACGCTGCAAAGGCTGATGTGTTCTACTTGATGTCGGGCACTTGGAGAACCTCTGCAGAACGGTTTTTCCTCTGGATTGGAGGATTCCGCCCGTCAGAGCTCTTGAAC GTTCTAATACCACAGATTGAAACTTTGACTGAGCAGCAATTACTGGGTGTATGCAACCTGCGTCATTCATCTCAGCAAGCCGAAGACGCACTGTCGCAAGGGATGGACAAACTTCAGCAAACTTTAGCCCAGGAAGTGGCCGCTAATCAGTTGGGAGCGGGAAACTTCGGGTCTCAGGTGGCTGCAGCAATGGAGAAGCTCGAGGCCTTAGAGAACTTTGTTAGTCAG GCAGATCACCTGAGGCAGCAGACGATGCTGCGCATGTCCCGGATCTTAACGACCCGGCAAGCAGCCCGAGTCTTGCTCGCTCTGGGAGAGTACTTCCATCGATTACGTGCTCTCAGCTCCCTCTGGGCCGCTCGCCCTTGTGATTCCACACAATCACTTAAAATTTAG
- the LOC116203949 gene encoding disease resistance protein RPS2-like produces MQHNDNMKQIWSGRRHPKLTSLSSGVHFTNITTLRVENCRSLKNILTPNMVAELPGLATLEIRDCEILEAVIAEEEKARNPITIRLLRDITLDSLPMLVSFCSQNCFTEYPSLMNVTIKNCPEMRAFTSPHLKEKAADTMGENSEEACTNSGDIDIPFFSEMVLFPSLEILVLSDLDSLSVIWHDLLAEKSFDKLRDVKIYHCGKLKRIFSPKTTLERFRNMKKLSIDHCGSLEVLFDIREHRHDPVIKMLLRELSLFSLPELMSVWNADIDGTISFEDLKEVRVTGCPKLKIPTGLPLVRTE; encoded by the exons ATGCAACACAATGACAACATGAAGCAGATATGGAGTGGGCGACGTCATCCCAAGCTGACATCCTTGTCATCAGGGGTCCATTTCACGAACATTACAACTCTGAGAGTTGAGAATTGTCGCTCTTTGAAGAACATACTCACCCCAAACATGGTGGCGGAACTCCCGGGCCTTGCAACACTTGAGATTAGGGACTGTGAGATTCTGGAGGCAGTGATTGCAGAGGAGGAGAAAGCGAGAAATCCTATCACCATCAGGCTTTTGAGAGATATAACTCTAGACTCCTTGCCCATGTTGGTTAGCTTCTGCTCACAAAACTGCTTCACTGAATATCCATCTTTGATGAACGTGACCATAAAAAACTGTCCTGAAATGAGGGCATTCACTTCTCCTCACCTGAAAGAGAAAGCAGCGGATACGATGGGTGAAAACAGTGAAGAAGCATGCACAAATAGTGGTGATATTGACATCCCTTTCTTCAGTGAAATG GTTCTTTTCCCTAGCTTGGAAATACTGGTGCTTTCTGACCTGGACAGCTTGAGCGTGATATGGCATGACTTACTCGCAGAGAAGTCATTTGATAAACTGAGGGACGTCAAGATCTATCATTGTGGAAAGCTGAAGAGAATATTTTCGCCCAAAACTACTCTTGAAAGATTCAGGAATATGAAGAAACTGAGTATAGATCATTGTGGTTCACTGGAAGTACTGTTCGACATCCGAGAGCATCGTCATGATCCCGTAATAAAGATGCTGCTGAGAGAGCTGTCTTTGTTTAGTTTGCCAGAGCTAATGAGCGTGTGGAATGCGGATATTGATGGAACCATCAGCTTTGAAGACCTGAAGGAAGTGCGGGTCACTGGATGTCCGAAACTCAAAATTCCGACAGGATTGCCCCTTGTACGGACTGAATGA
- the LOC116203948 gene encoding uncharacterized protein LOC116203948, which translates to MMQEIVISESTSEDYKKDKVTEDYPAEKEKLTKDDKGLRRIKLENLQNITTFLTNAAKPIPPDSQTNSGGGNFGKDKSQNTVAFFNSQQALLHCLESLELLKLPKLTEIWQDQPSVTWSKLKSLRIEECHNLLKAVDSSNLLMKLESLESLSINDCKSMEEIFGLRGIASGTINKNLPRLHALELEDLPRLRCLWNTTTVKGISGPQNLGSLKVKFCSDLRYLFTSSMAKAMANLRELHVSCCDNMEAIVMGDGEVVSKQSRFPPSKVLRPAVKYPACLMFSPSSSSGKHVDRDMVEATVEKVKDKAKNIIAFPSLRVLTIYECSNMKSFVLSCKREQEAVMMVGDDSSYSESEDDSHAVFFNAKVHLPTLEVLRLEDLSCKKIWHDKLPEGSFCKLKNITIRGCKHLSVVFPSTFIERMKNLESVCVKDCSILTRLSAPLSLDSDNKLKWMSLPELKEVILHRLPQLTHVVEGGSRSHRVLGFPSLTRVEVFRCERLMDMFPTATARTLSKLEEVSIEYCDSMREMIAKEESEGEGIDELTFPRLSSLKLYDLMNLICFSSASCSFDFPSLEGLSIRRCHKMEAFILPIAHPETAAFFNEKVELPKLVKLEIDRIGLKELLNTQIPPGSLRNLRQLVMFSCPKFQGVIPSFAMKRLQRLETLRLMGKGSESLLCILTIQRLTCLEIQCFQLRNLFTASQVKCLRHLQRLKIESCDILEHVVIADGEAPATGGIVFPCLTFLELSILPELCSFYHKRCTSGKESHEESGWEDEDSLQHQIQPPLFWVEKVSFPCLEKLAISSFRQVEDDMSWASCSTRFQQTDRD; encoded by the exons ATGATGCAGGAAATTGTCATATCTGAAAGCACTTCAGAGGATTATAAGAAAGACAAAGTCACCGAGGACTATCCagcagaaaaggaaaaattaaccAAGGATGATAAAGGTTTACGCCGTATAAAATTGGAGAACTTGCAGAATATCACAACTTTCTTGACCAACGCTGCAAAGCCAATACCACCAGATTCACAAACGAACTCAGGAGGGGGCAATTTCGGTAAGGACAAATCTCAAAATACAGTTGCTTTCTTCAACAGCCAGCAG GCTTTGCTTCACTGCTTGGAGTCACTGGAATTACTTAAGCTTCCCAAATTGACAGAGATATGGCAGGACCAACCTTCCGTTACGTGGAGCAAGCTTAAGTCCCTAAGAATAGAGGAATGCCACAACCTCTTGAAGGCTGTTGACTCGAGTAATTTATTAATGAAGCTTGAGAGCTTGGAATCATTATCAATAAACGATTGCAAGTCAATGGAAGAAATCTTTGGTTTACGAGGCATTGCAAGCGGAACTATCAACAAGAATCTGCCCCGTTTACATGCACTGGAGTTGGAGGATTTGCCAAGGTTGAGGTGTCTGTGGAACACGACGACTGTCAAAGGAATTTCAGGACCTCAAAACTTGGGGTCGTTGAAGGTCAAATTTTGCTCAGATTTGAGGTATCTGTTCACTTCATCCATGGCTAAAGCTATGGCAAACCTGAGGGAATTACATGTTTCATGTTGTGACAACATGGAGGCGATTGTTATGGGGGACGGTGAAGTTGTATCGAAGCAAAGTCGGTTCCCACCATCGAAGGTACTCAGGCCAGCAGTCAAATATCCAGCCTGCCTCATGTTTAGCCCCTCAAGTTCTTCCGGGAAGCATGTAGACCGTGACATGGTGGAAGCAACAGTCGAAAAAGTTAAGGACAAGGCAAAGAACATCATAGCGTTCCCATCCTTAAGGGTGTTAACTATATATGAATGCAGCAACATGAAGAGTTTCGTCTTATCATGTAAGAGGGAGCAAGAAGCCGTCATGATGGTTGGTGATGATAGCTCATACTCGGAGTCTGAGGACGACAGCCATGCtgtcttcttcaatgcaaag GTTCATCTTCCGACCTTGGAGGTGCTACGACTCGAGGACTTATCTTGTAAAAAGATATGGCACGATAAACTCCCAGAGGGATCCTTTTGCAAGCTAAAAAATATCACTATTCGCGGGTGTAAACATCTATCAGTCGTCTTTCCTTCAACTTTCATAGAAAGAATGAAGAATCTGGAAAGTGTCTGCGTGAAAGATTGCTCAATTCTAACAAGACTATCCGCACCTCTTTCGTTGGACTCTGACAACAAGCTCAAGTGGATGAGTCTGCCTGAACTGAAAGAAGTGATTTTACATAGACTGCCACAACTGACGCATGTTGTGGAGGGTGGCTCCCGCTCCCACAGGGTACTCGGATTTCCAAGTCTAACAAGAGTTGAAGTATTCAGATGCGAGAGATTAATGGATATGTTCCCTACTGCCACAGCCAGAACACTCTCAAAGCTAGAGGAAGTTTCAATTGAATATTGCGACAGCATGCGGGAAATGATTGCCAAAGAAGAAAGCGAAGGGGAAGGGATCGACGAACTGACATTCCCTCGATTGAGTTCACTGAAACTTTACGATCTCATGAATTTGATCTGTTTCTCTTCTGCGAGTTGTTCATTTGACTTTCCATCCTTAGAAGGCCTATCAATACGTCGCTGCCATAAGATGGAGGCATTCATCTTACCCATAGCACATCCTGAAACTGCAGCATTCTTCAATGAGAAG GTCGAGCTTCCGAAATTGGTGAAATTAGAGATTGATCGAATAGGATTGAAAGAGTTATTGAATACTCAGATCCCTCCTGGGTCTTTGCGAAACTTGAGGCAACTTGTTATGTTCAGCTGCCCTAAGTTTCAAGGTGTCATTCCATCCTTTGCAATGAAGAGGTTGCAGCGACTGGAGACCTTGCGCTTAATGGGGAAGGGGAGCGAGTCACTGTTATGTATCCTTACTATCCAGAGACTGACTTGCTTAGAGATCCAGTGTTTCCAGCTTAGAAATCTTTTCACAGCTTCACAAGTGAAATGCCTGCGACATCTCCAGCGGCTCAAGATAGAATCATGTGATATTCTGGAACATGTCGTAATTGCAGATGGAGAGGCACCAGCAACTGGGGGCATTGTCTTTCCTTGCTTAACTTTCTTGGAACTTAGTATTCTGCCAGAACTATGCAGCTTCTACCACAAACGCTGCACATCGGGCAAAGAGAGCCATGAAGAATCAGGCTGGGAGGATGAAGACAGTCTCCAACATCAAATTCAGCCACCACTATTTTGGGTTGAGAAG GTTTCATTCCCTTGCTTGGAGAAATTGGCGATTTCAAGCTTTAGACAAGTTGAAGATGATATGTCATGGGCCAGTTGTTCCACACGCTTTCAGCAAACTGACAGAGATTAA